The Cheilinus undulatus linkage group 2, ASM1832078v1, whole genome shotgun sequence genome has a window encoding:
- the LOC121522452 gene encoding claudin-4-like: MYSTGLEILGMILAVAGWLGVMVACGLPMWRVAAYIGQNIVISQVIWEGLWMNCSVQSTGQMHCKVHDSMLGLPVELQAARALVIVSMVLSIIGICLSVAGAKCTNCSRDVSSKPRLVVAAGVVFVVAGLLLLVAVSWTAHAIVLGFYDPLLEETGKREFGNALYFGWAASCLLILGGALLCCSCPSKTATAGSSGSVPPRMDYLPVKTMSVNGYTRRDYV, encoded by the coding sequence ATGTACTCTACAGGCTTGGAGATCCTCGGGATGATCCTGGCTGTGGCCGGGTGGTTGGGCGTGATGGTGGCATGCGGCCTGCCCATGTGGCGAGTGGCTGCTTACATCGGTCAGAACATCGTCATCTCACAGGTGATCTGGGAGGGTTTGTGGATGAACTGTTCGGTGCAGAGCACAGGCCAGATGCACTGCAAGGTGCACGACTCCATGCTGGGGCTGCCTGTGGAACTGCAGGCGGCTCGTGCTCTGGTCATCGTCTCCATGGTGCTCAGCATCATTGGCATTTGTCTGTCGGTGGCCGGTGCTAAGTGCACCAACTGCAGCCGGGACGTGAGCAGTAAACCTCGGCTGGTGGTGGCTGCTGGAGTGGTCTTCGTGGTGGCtggactgctgctgctggtggctGTTTCTTGGACAGCTCATGCCATCGTTCTAGGCTTTTATGACCCGCTGCTGGAGGAGACGGGGAAGAGGGAGTTTGGGAACGCTCTGTACTTCGGCTGGGCTGCCTCCTGCCTGCTCATCCTAGGGGGAGCCCTGCTTTGCTGCTCCTGTCCGTCTAAAACAGCTACAGCTGGGAGTAGTGGCTCTGTGCCTCCACGGATGGACTATTTACCTGTCAAGACCATGTCAGTCAACGGATACACCAGGAGAGACTATGTATGA